One Micromonospora sediminicola genomic region harbors:
- the mobC gene encoding plasmid mobilization relaxosome protein MobC: MVRGGPVRRTRDVRVRLSPGEHATWTAAREATGRRELGAWVRAVVNELLARTPGASTAAGPQRQVDVDAYAALVRAGNNLNQLARWANTQRRYPAEREAAAVYAEVRAAVAEIRAASRTGRR, encoded by the coding sequence ATGGTGCGTGGCGGTCCGGTACGACGTACCCGCGACGTGCGGGTGCGGCTGAGCCCGGGCGAGCACGCCACCTGGACGGCAGCGCGGGAGGCGACCGGCCGCCGCGAACTCGGCGCGTGGGTCCGCGCGGTCGTCAACGAGCTGCTCGCCCGTACGCCCGGCGCGTCGACGGCGGCCGGGCCGCAGCGCCAGGTCGACGTCGACGCCTACGCCGCGCTGGTGCGGGCCGGGAACAACCTCAACCAGCTTGCCCGGTGGGCGAACACGCAGCGCCGGTACCCGGCCGAGCGGGAAGCCGCCGCGGTGTACGCCGAGGTCCGCGCGGCGGTCGCCGAGATCCGCGCGGCGTCGCGAACCGGCCGGCGCTGA